DNA from Actinomycetota bacterium:
AGTGCGTGCTTCGATGATGGCCTCGGGAGTTGCCGTGGCAAGGATCGAACCGTTTGAGCACACCATCCACCCGTCCATGCGGGCAGCCCGGGCGATCGGAGTAGTCGTAGAAAGAGAACGGCCGGTTGCCAGCACGACGCGAACCCCAGCTGATTCGCAATCGGCGATCGCTTGGATCACGCGATTGCGCACGACCCCGTCAGCGGGGACCAGGGTGCCATCCACGTCGATGCCAATGAGCTGAGGAAATTCGATCGATTCCAGAGCGGTCGGGTCGAAGTGCACGAGCGGTGGTGATTGCGAAAGTGACATGGTCCTGCGATATTACGCGCGTGGAGTGAACGAAGTCTGTCCACCAAGGAAAGCTTGCAAGGCTTTGGGGATTCGCACAGAGCCGTCGGCCTGTTGATGATTCTCGAGCAGCGCCACAATGATGCGCGGCATTGCGCATAAGGTCCCATTCAGCGTTGCCACGGGGCGTTGAATCTTGCCATCGCGCATCCGGATCTTCAGCCGGCGTGCTTGAAATTCAGTGGTGTTTGAGGTGCTGGTGACTTCGCGATATGTACCCTGCGTTGGGATCCAAGCCTCGATGTCGAATTTCCGGGTAGCGCTGGAACCAAGGTCTCCGGTGGCAACGTCAATGACCCGGTATGGAAGCTCCAAGGCATCAATGAACTCCCGTTCCCACGCCAGCAGGCGAGCATGCTCGGCCTCGGCGTCCTCTGGTGTGGTGAACACGAACATCTCGACCTTGTCGAACTGATGCACACGGATGATGCCGCGAGTGTCCTTGCCATAGGAGCCAGCCTCACGACGGAAGCAACTGCTCCAACCGGCGTAGCGCAAAGGCAACTGTGCTTGATCAAGAATCTCGTCGGAGTGATAGGCCGCAAGCGGTACTTCACTTGTGCCCACTAGGTAGAGGTCGTCTTGTTCTAGTCGATAGACGTTCTCTGCAGCTTGACCGAGAAAGCCGGTGCCCTCCATCGCCTCGGGCAGAACGATTGCTGGCGTGATCATGGGGATGAAGCCGTGACTCACGGCTTGTTGCATCGCAAGGTTCAGCAGTGCGAACTCCAGCAGAGCACCTTGACCTTTGAGGTAGAAGAAGCGCGAACCGGAAACCTTGGCACCACGAACAGTGTCGATCGCATCAAGGCTCTCACCCAGATCGAGGTGGTCCTTGGGTGCAAAGCCCTCGCTGGCAAAGTCGCGCGGCTGGCCGACGAGTTCGAGCACCTTGAAGTCTGCTTCACCACCAACTGGTGAGTCCAAGTTGACCAGGTTGCTGATCTGCAACCACAGGGAGTCCGCTCGCGCGCCTGCCGCGTCGGATTCAAGATCGGCCGCCTTGACCTCGTCGGCCAAGGCAGATGCCTGCACCATGAGTTGATCGATCTCTGCTTGGAGGCCTGCGCGACCGGCATCAGACGCCTTCTTCAGCGCCCCTTGGAGGGGACCCATCTGCTTGCCAAGTGTCTTCTGCTGATTGCGCAATTCATCGAAACGCTGTTGGGCGGCTCGCTTGGCTTCGTCAGCGGCGATGAGCTGATCAACGAGCTCGACGTCCTCGCCACGCCGGCGCTGTGACTCGCGAATGCGATCTGGATCAGTGCGCAGGATGGTCGGATCAATCACGGCAAGACCCTAGTCGGAGCTGCGCAATTACAGATATTGACCTGCGCTGGAACTGCCACCAGGACCGGGTGGCAACTGGCCCTGGGCCATGGCCTGTCGTCGCATCTCCTCGAACTGGGCCTTGGCTGTCATCTGCTGGGCGTAGAGAGCGGCCTGAATCCCATGGAAGAGCCCTTCCAGCCAGCCCACCAACTGGGCTTGGGCGATGCGCAGTTCAGATTCGCTGGGGGCAGGGTCATTGAACGGCTGACTGAGTCGCTCAAGTTCTTCCACCAGCTCCGGGGCCAGGGCGTCCTCGAGTTCCTTGATCGATTGAAGATGGATCTGACGCAGACGCACGCGGGCTGACTCATCCAGCGGCGCGCTCTTCACCTCATCGAGCAGCTGCTTGATCATCGATCCGATACGCATGACCTTGGCAGGGGACTGCACGAGCGATTCAACTTCTGTGTCTTGATTGTCATCCGTAGAGTCGATCGGCTCGCCATTTGGACCAACAATGGTCATCGCAAGCACGGCAGCATCGCTGTTATCAGATTGCTCAGGGGAGATCGACATTGGGCAATGCTCCCATTTCTGTTGGCGCCTCGCAGCAGTAGGCCAGATGACTAGTTACTTGGGGAAGCCGATGGTGAAGAGTCTGCGCTCGTCGTAGGAGTCGGAGTACTTGTTGGGACAGGTGTTTGCTCAGAGAGGATCTGTCTGATCGCGGTCAGAAGGTAGAAGTCACCCCACACGTAGCTGCCCGTACGAGGATCAGCAGGCACATTGAGGCTCTGCTGCAGCAGAATCCCGGGATTGCGGGTATCGGTGTTCAGCCATCCGGCACTGGCCAGGGTTCCGGCCGTGAGCTTGGCGTAGTCGGCGTAGGTACGAGCACTCTCGGCGTTGGGCTCTTGCGCGGCGAGCGTGAGCATGCCGCTGGCTGCGATTGCTGCAGCAGATGAATCTCGAGGCGCACGATTGCCGCTGACATCCAAATCCCAGGCTGGCACGCAACCGGGCGGCACGCGACTCATCCAGTAGTTGGCGGTGGCTTCGGCCGCCTTCAGAAATTCTGGGTTCCCCGTGAGCTCATAGGCGCGCGCAAAGCCACTGATCGCCCATGCCTGACCGCGAGCCCAGGTGCTTGATGTGCTGGCGAGGCCCTGTCCGGCGATCGGGCCGATCAGCGCACCCGTGTTGGGATTGAAGGACATGCGATGAAATGTCGAGCCGTTGTCGCGGATGAAGTGCTTGGCAAGAGTCAGCATGTGCTGCTCACCGAAATACACCAGTGCATCGCCTTCAGGTCCGAGCAGTTGTCCGACCTTGATCATCAGCGGCGCGTTCATCGCCGAGTCGATGATCACTCCCCATCTGCCGTTGTAGTCAGCTGACTTGACTGCCTGCACACGTCCACTCCAACGACGAGCGAGCGACTTTGCCGCAGTGATCTCGGCATTGAGGTACGCGCGTTGGCGGGCAGGGCTTGGATCCAAACTGGCCGCCAGCTGCATCGGCACGCCGATCATGAATCCAAGATCGTGTGTGCCGCGATCGTTGGCGACCCGAATCAGCGGAGCTGTGAAACTGCGTGCGCGACGCAACCATTGCGTGTCGCCTGTCCACTCGTACATGGTCCACAGTTCGCCAGGGAAGAAGCCACTGGTCCATGCCGTGGGTCCGGTGCGGGCATAGCGAGTCTGATCTGTGAGTGCGCCGAAGGGATATCGCTGGGATGACTTGGCTGCGGCTGCCAATTTCCTGCCAGCAAGGGCGTAGGCGTTGGTTGCCTGCACTGCGGTGAGCTCACTGACCAAAGCCGGGCAGGCAACGCTGGTTCCCTTCACCGGACCACTTGGGGCAGGTGGACTCAACGAAAGCGTCGGAGTCGGGCTCCCGCTTGTTGACGGCTCGGCCGTTTCAGCCCATGTCGCTGACGACACGGTGAGCGGGAGCAGGCAAAGCAGAAGCAAGGAGGGAAGGCGAACGCGTCTCATTCTGCGGCTGCCCCATCAATGGCCAGCACGATCTTGCCGGTGACTTCGCCGGCTTCGAGCATGCGATGGGCCTGGGCTGCTTGGCTTATGTGCAGTTGAGCGCCAATGACGGGCTTCACCAGCCCAGCATGGATCCATGGCCACACGACCGCCCCGACCTGCTCGCAGATGCCTGTCTTCTCGTTCAATGGGCGTCCGCGCAGGCTTGTGGCGTGAATCGTCGCATTCTTGCGGAGGACTTCACTGAGATTCAGTTCAGCCTTCACACCGCCCTGCAGTCCAATGATTGCCAGGCGTCCGTTGCGGTTGAGTGCTCTGACATTTGAGGCGAGATACTTCGCGCCCATGAGGTCAAGGATGACGTCGACTCCGCCGATCTCGGCGCGAATCGCTTCCAGAAAATCCTGCTCCTTGTAGTTGATCATGAGATCAGCACCGAGATCGGCACAGGCTTCGAGCTTGTCCTGACTCCCTGCCGTGACGGCGATGCGGGCACCGAAGGCCTTGGCCAATTGGATGGCCATCGTTCCGATGCCAGATCCACCACCGTGAATCAGCAGCCATTGGCCTTGCTGCAGTCCGGCAGTCATGAACACATTGCTCCACACAGTGCAGGCGACTTCTGGAAGTCCGGCGCCCTCCATCAGGGTGACACCTGGCGGCAGCGGGAGTACTTGGCCAACGGGAACGATCACTTGTTCTGCGTATCCGCCACCGGCTAATAGAGCCACCACTTCGTCGCCCACGGTGAATCGAGTGACACCGGGGCCAAGCTCACTGATGACACCTGAGCACTCCAGGCCGATGATCGCGCTGGTGCCAGGCGGAGGGTCGTACATGCCCTGACGCTGAAGCAGATCTGCTCGGTTCACACCGGCAGCAGCAACGGCAAGGCGAACCTCACCTGGACCCAGCTCAGGATCGGGAACTTGAGTCAGTTCAAGACTCTCTGGTCCACCCGGACCACTCGGTTGAGTAATCGCGAGCATGCCCTGACTATCTCACTTCTGTTGGCTGTTCCTCGTGTGACGTCGCCCGCTTCTGCGCGCCTTCACGAATCATCAGACCACCAATGACCACTGTTGCGATGATGGCAACGACGCCAGCAAACAAGCTGCTTGCGACGCCAAGCAGCTTCAGGGCGGTAACTGCCAAGATCACCATCAAGAGGTAGCGCAGGAGATGTCCGTCGTAACGTGTCGACAAGCGAGAGCCGACCAAGACGCCTGGGATCTGTCCGATGAGCAGTGAGACCACGACTGCGATATCGATTTCTCCAAGACCTGCGTGCGCGATTGCCCCAGCGACGAGCATCGGCACGGCCTGAGTGAGGTCAGTGCCAACGAGCACGCTGGGACGAAGCAAGGGGTAGAGCAACAGCAGGACCGTGATCACCAGAGAGCCGGAGCCAACGCTGGTCATACCGACAATCAAGCCGACAGCTGCGCCAAGAATGAGCGTCGGGATTGGCTTCACTGGCATCTTGGTGCCTTGTTGTTCCTGTGCGCCGTACTTACGGAAGGCCCGCGCAGCAATAAAGGTCTTGGCGACCATGGCGGCGACGGCAACAAGCAGCACGGCACCCAGCCAGATTTTTATGGTGTCGCTGGCATCTGAGGTCTGTAGCACCGCGTTGAAGATGAGACTTCCGATGAGCACGCCCGGGATCGACCCAGCGGAGAGCCAGGCAACCAATCCCCAGTGCACCGTCTTGTTGCGAATGTGCACCCATGAGCCCACAGGTTTCATGATGGCCGCCGCGACCACATCGCTCGACACGGCGGTGGCTGGGTTGACGCCAAAAACCAGGACGAGCATCGGGGTGACGAGTGCCGCGCCACCCATGCCCGTCAGTCCAACGATGACTCCTGCAATCAGTCCCCCAAGGGAAAGCGCGAAATCGATGTCGGCAAATGTCACTGCGGCAGCCTATCCCTAGTAGGGGGATAGGGAATCTGCCTACGGCCTTTACCTCCTCTTTGGGTTCATCACATGTGCACCTCACATTGGCAGGAGAGGATCGTGAGGTGACCAAGGCCCCATCAGGACCAGCTCGCCTTCTGCCAGTTGGGCCCGCAGGAGCGCTGTTGGACTTGCGCTCGTACCCGGCCTTCATCCAGCACTTTGGCGCGCTGCCTCCCGTCGCCCCGCCGAAGGCAGGCCACCCAGGTCCCTTGATCCATGAACTTGAAAAGTCCGGATTGCGCGGGCGAGGCGGTGGCTGGTTTCCTACTGCCCGCAAGGCCCATGCGGTGGTGGAGAGCGCAGCTGCCCGACGGGCTTGGTCCAACGGGCGCCGCCCTGTTGTCGTGGCCAACGCGATGGAGGGGGAGCCAGCCAGTCGCAAGGACGCAGTCCTGCTGCAGACCTCTCCTCATCTGGTGCTCGACGGAATTCAGGCGTTGGCGCTGATGATTGGCGCAGATCAGGCCTTCATTGCCGTTCACCGCAACTCCGCAGTCGTGTCGCTTGTAGAACGCGCGCTAGCTGAGCGAAGCGATCGCATCGCAATCGAACTGATTCAGCCGCC
Protein-coding regions in this window:
- the serS gene encoding serine--tRNA ligase codes for the protein MIDPTILRTDPDRIRESQRRRGEDVELVDQLIAADEAKRAAQQRFDELRNQQKTLGKQMGPLQGALKKASDAGRAGLQAEIDQLMVQASALADEVKAADLESDAAGARADSLWLQISNLVNLDSPVGGEADFKVLELVGQPRDFASEGFAPKDHLDLGESLDAIDTVRGAKVSGSRFFYLKGQGALLEFALLNLAMQQAVSHGFIPMITPAIVLPEAMEGTGFLGQAAENVYRLEQDDLYLVGTSEVPLAAYHSDEILDQAQLPLRYAGWSSCFRREAGSYGKDTRGIIRVHQFDKVEMFVFTTPEDAEAEHARLLAWEREFIDALELPYRVIDVATGDLGSSATRKFDIEAWIPTQGTYREVTSTSNTTEFQARRLKIRMRDGKIQRPVATLNGTLCAMPRIIVALLENHQQADGSVRIPKALQAFLGGQTSFTPRA
- a CDS encoding bacterial proteasome activator family protein, producing the protein MTIVGPNGEPIDSTDDNQDTEVESLVQSPAKVMRIGSMIKQLLDEVKSAPLDESARVRLRQIHLQSIKELEDALAPELVEELERLSQPFNDPAPSESELRIAQAQLVGWLEGLFHGIQAALYAQQMTAKAQFEEMRRQAMAQGQLPPGPGGSSSAGQYL
- a CDS encoding glycoside hydrolase family 88 protein, whose product is MKGTSVACPALVSELTAVQATNAYALAGRKLAAAAKSSQRYPFGALTDQTRYARTGPTAWTSGFFPGELWTMYEWTGDTQWLRRARSFTAPLIRVANDRGTHDLGFMIGVPMQLAASLDPSPARQRAYLNAEITAAKSLARRWSGRVQAVKSADYNGRWGVIIDSAMNAPLMIKVGQLLGPEGDALVYFGEQHMLTLAKHFIRDNGSTFHRMSFNPNTGALIGPIAGQGLASTSSTWARGQAWAISGFARAYELTGNPEFLKAAEATANYWMSRVPPGCVPAWDLDVSGNRAPRDSSAAAIAASGMLTLAAQEPNAESARTYADYAKLTAGTLASAGWLNTDTRNPGILLQQSLNVPADPRTGSYVWGDFYLLTAIRQILSEQTPVPTSTPTPTTSADSSPSASPSN
- a CDS encoding NAD(P)H-quinone oxidoreductase, with the protein product MLAITQPSGPGGPESLELTQVPDPELGPGEVRLAVAAAGVNRADLLQRQGMYDPPPGTSAIIGLECSGVISELGPGVTRFTVGDEVVALLAGGGYAEQVIVPVGQVLPLPPGVTLMEGAGLPEVACTVWSNVFMTAGLQQGQWLLIHGGGSGIGTMAIQLAKAFGARIAVTAGSQDKLEACADLGADLMINYKEQDFLEAIRAEIGGVDVILDLMGAKYLASNVRALNRNGRLAIIGLQGGVKAELNLSEVLRKNATIHATSLRGRPLNEKTGICEQVGAVVWPWIHAGLVKPVIGAQLHISQAAQAHRMLEAGEVTGKIVLAIDGAAAE
- a CDS encoding sulfite exporter TauE/SafE family protein translates to MTFADIDFALSLGGLIAGVIVGLTGMGGAALVTPMLVLVFGVNPATAVSSDVVAAAIMKPVGSWVHIRNKTVHWGLVAWLSAGSIPGVLIGSLIFNAVLQTSDASDTIKIWLGAVLLVAVAAMVAKTFIAARAFRKYGAQEQQGTKMPVKPIPTLILGAAVGLIVGMTSVGSGSLVITVLLLLYPLLRPSVLVGTDLTQAVPMLVAGAIAHAGLGEIDIAVVVSLLIGQIPGVLVGSRLSTRYDGHLLRYLLMVILAVTALKLLGVASSLFAGVVAIIATVVIGGLMIREGAQKRATSHEEQPTEVR